The sequence TGGAATTGCATCTTCGCGCTATGTAGCTGGGAAATTACCGTTCCATCTTGAAAGGTCCTTACAAATTGAGAGTGAACTTGTACACGTTAAATTTCTTGAGGCAGGGACCCCTATTAGCTATGGAGGAACTTATGAAACAAAGGAAGATGAGTGGATTGGAACCATTCCGATCGGTTACGCGGATGGTTTGCGCCGTGGCCTACGTGGACAGGAAGTGCTGATAGATGGGGAGCGAATGCCTCTCGTCGGCACGATTTGTATGGACCAATGCATGGTGAAGCTCCCTCGTGAAATGCCTATTGGTGAAAAGGTTACGTTAATAGGTCGTCAAGGGAACGAAGAAGTAACAATGGAAGAGTGGGCGGAGAAACTCGACACGATTCCGTATGAAATTGCCGTATCTATTGCGGAGCGGGTACCGAGAATATATATAGGGAAAGATGGACAGTCTATCTAATATCCGTACTTTCGACAAAAACCAAGTAGTATTGCAGAATCCTGTCAATAAACTTCCTTCTATGTCTTCTCATTGTCGTTATTCAATGGTAAGATGGACTTGTAATCAATCGCGCCTCAGCGTGATTGAGTCGGGATTTTGAATTGTGCTTGCACAATTAACTCCTTTCAAAATCCCTGACATCCGCCGGAGGCTCAACTTGGATCAGCGGAGGGCTTGGACTCTTCCTGTTTGAAGCTGTTTTCTGGCAGTCATCCCGTTAGTTATTAAAGTGGGAATTTCAGCTGAGGCAAGTTGAAATGAGGGAACGGCTTTGTCGGAGGTGCTGACGTTGCGTGCTAATAAAAACATGAAAGAAATCATTGTTAAGATTCCAAAACGGATGCTGAATGAAAATGAACATACGGTCGTCCATCAGGAGCCGGGTCGTGAAGATTTCGTTTATATTTCGACAAAACGATACGTAACCGACTATGAATCGGCTACGATTAGGGAAGAAATGATGAAGGGTTATGTCGAAATGTCACAAATCAACCTGAAAATCGCCACAGAATGCTTGCATGTGGAGTTTGAAGCCCAGCATACGGTGGAACGTCTCGTAAGCGGAGGATGAAAAGTTGGCAATAAAACGTGGAGACGTCTTTTTTGCAGATCTGTCGCCGGTCGTCGGTTCTGAACAGGGAGGTACGAGACCGGTTCTTGTTATTCAAAACGATATAGGTAACCGGTTTAGTCCGACAGTGATTATTGCGGCAATCACCGCACAAATACAAAAAGCAAAATTGCCTACACATGTTGAAATTGATGCGGCACGCTATGGCTTCGAGCGAGATTCGGTCATCTTGCTCGAACAAGTCCGCACAATCGACAAGTCGAGGCTTACTGATAAGATTACACAACTAGACGAATTTTTGATGGAGCAGGTCGATGAAGCACTTGAAGTGAGTTTTGGCCTCGTCAAATTCTGAGCATACATATAAGAAAAACACCACAGGACTCATACCTGTGGTGTTTTTCGATTATCCATCACCGTACAATTTAACTATTTTCAATTATGTGACAAAAAGAGGTGTACTACCTCTCTTTTTTCGTTACAATGAAGGTATGATGATTTTTACTTAATTCAGCAGAAGTTCTCCACTTCTATAAGTGGTGTAATTGATCTGAATACAATAGAGTTCCAGTTTAATCTTTATTTAGTGGTGTAATCGATTTTACGAGGAGGTTCATCGTTATTATTATGAATAAGCGAATGATAGATGGTATTAATCAATATATGGATGAAATCATTGAGCGTTGGCAGGAGAGCATGAAAGAGGAAAAGGAGGAACGCTTTTTTCAATTTATGCCGAAACAGCTTTTGGAGAAAACAAGCAGGGAATTTGCAGAGCTTATGACGTTGAATATAAGAGAAGGTAATCTGATCCACACGGATAAGTTGAATGACTTTACTGAAAAAGTTGTCCGTTTTGGCTGGTCTATAAAGTTTGTGAATAAGGCGATTGATAATTTCTCGCAAATTACGTTTGATTTATTGGAGAAAAAAGGGGTCATTGAAGAGAGTAATTTACGCCCTATTCTAGATGTTTTCGCGAATTGGATTCCACCGCTTCGTGAGAGTATTATTCAGGCCTATTCTATGGAATGGGAACGAACAGTAAGTTTACAGAAGATCGCGTTGCAAGAGCTTTCGGCATCACTGATACCTGTCTTTGACAAAATCTCGGTCATGCCGCTTGTTGGGACGATTGACACGGAGCGTGCCAAATTAATCATGGAAAACTTATTGGAAGGTGTCGTGAAGCAACGGGCTGAAGTCGTACTACTCGATATTACAGGTGTCCCAGTTGTTGACACGATGGTTGCCCATCATATAATCCAAGCAGCAGATGCGGTCCGGCTCGTTGGGGCGAAGTGTATGCTCGTCGGGATTAGGCCGGAAATTGCGCAAACAATCGTGACATTAGGTATCAATCTGAATGATTTTACGACAACAAGTACATTGAGACGTGGAATGCAGGAGGCTCTGAGTTTGACGAACCGTACAATAGTGGAGGTTGATTGTTCGTGAATATGCGAATTCCAATTTTAAAATTAAAAGATGTACTAATTGTTTCAGTTCAATGGGAACTTGATGATCAGACAGCAATTCAATTTCAAGAGGATTTATTAAAAAAGATGCACGAAACGGCAGCGAGAGGTGTTGTGATTGATTTGACACCGATTGACTTTATCGATTCTTTTATTGCAAAAGTATTGGGGGACGTTATCAGTATGTCGAGATTGATGGGGGCGAAAGTCGTCATTACAGGAATCCAACCAGCCGTTGCTATTACACTCATTGAACTTGGAATTCGTCTGGAGGATGTATTGACTGCGCTCGATCTCGAAAACGGATTGGACAAACTTCGTCAAGAATTGGAGGCCTAGCCATGGGGGATCGGTCTTCTGTAGAGATATATACGGAGTGGGATATTGTTGCTGCCCGACAGCTTGGCCGGAATGAAGCGAGGAGAACTGGCTTTGGAACCGTCGATCAGGCAAGGATTACAACGGCTATTAGCGAATTAGCCCGTAATATTTACTTATATGCGGGAAAAGGGAAGATTGAAATTGAAAGACTCTCTGTGAATGGTGTATCTGGTATTACGATCATCGCTTCTGATGAGGGGCCGGGCATTCGAGATGTTCGCAAAGTGATGGAAGATGGTTTTTCGACTTCTGGAGGTTTGGGGGCAGGAATGCCGGGTGTGAGAAGGCTTATGGACGAATTCAAATTAGATACAGAACCCGGAGTTGGAACAGTAATCACCGCTACAAAATGGCTTCGGTGAGGGGATGATGATAGATGCCTCAAGATGTTGTGGGACAGTATAAAGAAAAACTACAGCAATATATAGATAGACCAAATGAAGAAGCTCTTTATTTAGGCCAGCAATTTAGCAGGCGATTTATAGAGCAAGAAATTTCACCTGAAGAAGTCATCAGTATTCATAAAATTGCTCTTTCCGAAATGTCTCCAGACATGCCGGATGAGTTAGTGAATTCGTTTGATTATCTAATCGAGATGATGATTCACTATGGACTTGCTCTTAAAGAACATCAGAGTTTAATCCGGAGGCAGGAAGAAATTCAAATGGAAATCAATGTAGCAGTGAAAGTGCAGAAAACATTGTTAAAAACAAAAATACCGGATGTCAAAGAACTTGACATCGGATTTATTACAGAGCCGGCAAAAAAAATGAGCGGGGATTATATTTATTTTCTGCATGATAATAAGTATGAAACGAGTGTAGCAGTCGCAGATGTTATAGGGAAAGGAATCCCGGCGGCATTGTGCATGACGATGATTAAATTTGGAATGGATGGTTTACACAACGAAAATACAAGCCCCCAGAATGTACTCGACATTGTGAATCGGATTGTGGAGAAAAGTGTAGATGATTCAATGTTTATTTCCATGTTTTACGGCAAATATGACGCGAGGGATTCTAGTTTTTCTTATGGCTCCGCTGGACACGAGCCTGCTCTTCTGTATAAGGCTTCCACGGGAATAATTACAGAACTTGACGCGAAGGGGCTTCTTCTAGGTGTTCAGGCAGATGTTACTTATGAGGAGAAATCTGTTGTGCTAGAAGAGGGAGACTTTATCGCGATGATTACGGATGGTGTAACGGAGATACGGACAGATACAGGTTTTATAGACAGTGAGGTGATCAAGTCAATTTTAGTCAACGCGAAAGATGAATCTGCTCAAACGATTGCAGATACAATATACAACAAGCTTGCGGGGTTGCAAGATTTCCGCCTACGAGATGATTTTACGATTGTAATTTTCAAAAAAGGAAATAAAATGGTTTGAGACTATAAAAATAGGGTAAATATCGGACAGTGTTCATGTTATAAAAAAGAAAAAATATGGGGTGAGAATATGGATTTGCAAGTGGAGTTATTAGAAGAGAATAGTGTCCAGCGTTTTAAAATTGTGGGTGAAATTGATGCGTTTACGGCTCCAAAGTTACGGGAATGCCTCGCTCCTGCTGAGAAATTAAAAGAAATGCAGGCAGAATTGGATTTGTCAGAAGTAGAATATGTGGATAGTACGGGTCTAGGTGTTTTTGTCGGATTTTATAAAGCGGTTAAGGCTAATGGAGGGCATGTCAAGATTATGGGCGTGAATCCACGACTCAAAAGATTATTTGAAATTACCGGTTTAAGTGAAGTTATGGATATAGCTATGGAAGAAAGTAGGGACGAAGATGCAGGTGTATGATTATATTGAAATCAGGGTCCCGGCAAAAGCGCAATATGTCGGAGTCGCCCGTCTCACGATTTCAGGGCTTGCGAGCCGGCTAGGTTTTACGTATGACGAAATCGAGGATTTAAAGATTGCCTCGAGTGAAGCGATTACAAATGCAGTCCAACACGCTTATAAGAAAGACGAGGAAGGTGAAGTTGTTGTCGGTTGCGCTCTTTTTGAGGATAGACTAGAAATCATGGTTGCAGATCATGGGAAAAGTTTTAATTTTGAAGAGACGAAGAAGTCATTAGGCCCCTATAACGACCAGGTAGAAGTTCAGTTTCTTCGGGAAGGTGGTCTCGGTCTCTATCTGATGGAAACACTTATGGATGATGTAAAAGTCCATCATGAGGAGGGAGTGACAGTCTTTATGACCAAATATCTCGGCGGAGAGCGGGGGGATGATGATGTCGAAAGAACAGTCTCCTCATGATTCGGGAACGAAAACGCAAGTTCTTTTATGGATTCAACAATATCAGGAAACAGAGGACCAAGAGGCGCAGACAAATCTAGTGTTGCACTATGAGCGGTTGGTGCAATCGATTGCAAGGAAATATTCCAACGGGAAGCCTTATCATGAGGATATTGTTCAAGTGGGTATGCTTGGACTTCTTGGAGCGATTCGACGTTATGATCCGGAATACGGTAGGAGTTTCGAAGCGTTTGCGGTACCGACAATTATTGGTGAAATTAAGAGGTTTCTCCGCGACAAAACATGGGCGGTCCATGTCCCTCGACGGATAAAGGAGCTTGGACCAAGAATTAAGGCAGCTGTTGAAACATTGACGACTGAATTACAGCGCTCACCTCTTGTGAGTGAGATTGCTGAATTTCTAGATGTGGAGGAGGAATCTGTCCTTGAAGCGATGGAGATGGGAAGAAGTTACCAAGCACTTTCCATGGATCGTGGTTTAGAAGCAGATTCTGATGGTGCAATGGTGACTTTGTTTGATATTATCGGGGAAACTGATTCAGGTTTCGAAAAAACAGATCAACGCATGTTAGTTGCCGAAGCGCTGAATGTGCTATCTGAACGTGAAAAACAGATTATCCAATATACATATATCGAGCAGTTAAGCCAAAAAGAGGCGGGAGAAAAGCTTGGTATATCTCAAATGCATGTCTCGAGATTACAACGAAAAGCAATTAAGAAATTACAAGAAGCAATCTTGGCGGCTGGTGGTGTGTCGTAGTGG comes from Sporosarcina sp. FSL K6-3457 and encodes:
- the rsbW gene encoding anti-sigma B factor RsbW; amino-acid sequence: MQVYDYIEIRVPAKAQYVGVARLTISGLASRLGFTYDEIEDLKIASSEAITNAVQHAYKKDEEGEVVVGCALFEDRLEIMVADHGKSFNFEETKKSLGPYNDQVEVQFLREGGLGLYLMETLMDDVKVHHEEGVTVFMTKYLGGERGDDDVERTVSS
- a CDS encoding anti-sigma regulatory factor, which encodes MGDRSSVEIYTEWDIVAARQLGRNEARRTGFGTVDQARITTAISELARNIYLYAGKGKIEIERLSVNGVSGITIIASDEGPGIRDVRKVMEDGFSTSGGLGAGMPGVRRLMDEFKLDTEPGVGTVITATKWLR
- a CDS encoding STAS domain-containing protein, yielding MNKRMIDGINQYMDEIIERWQESMKEEKEERFFQFMPKQLLEKTSREFAELMTLNIREGNLIHTDKLNDFTEKVVRFGWSIKFVNKAIDNFSQITFDLLEKKGVIEESNLRPILDVFANWIPPLRESIIQAYSMEWERTVSLQKIALQELSASLIPVFDKISVMPLVGTIDTERAKLIMENLLEGVVKQRAEVVLLDITGVPVVDTMVAHHIIQAADAVRLVGAKCMLVGIRPEIAQTIVTLGINLNDFTTTSTLRRGMQEALSLTNRTIVEVDCS
- a CDS encoding type II toxin-antitoxin system PemK/MazF family toxin, with the translated sequence MAIKRGDVFFADLSPVVGSEQGGTRPVLVIQNDIGNRFSPTVIIAAITAQIQKAKLPTHVEIDAARYGFERDSVILLEQVRTIDKSRLTDKITQLDEFLMEQVDEALEVSFGLVKF
- a CDS encoding STAS domain-containing protein, with the protein product MNMRIPILKLKDVLIVSVQWELDDQTAIQFQEDLLKKMHETAARGVVIDLTPIDFIDSFIAKVLGDVISMSRLMGAKVVITGIQPAVAITLIELGIRLEDVLTALDLENGLDKLRQELEA
- a CDS encoding PP2C family protein-serine/threonine phosphatase, which produces MPQDVVGQYKEKLQQYIDRPNEEALYLGQQFSRRFIEQEISPEEVISIHKIALSEMSPDMPDELVNSFDYLIEMMIHYGLALKEHQSLIRRQEEIQMEINVAVKVQKTLLKTKIPDVKELDIGFITEPAKKMSGDYIYFLHDNKYETSVAVADVIGKGIPAALCMTMIKFGMDGLHNENTSPQNVLDIVNRIVEKSVDDSMFISMFYGKYDARDSSFSYGSAGHEPALLYKASTGIITELDAKGLLLGVQADVTYEEKSVVLEEGDFIAMITDGVTEIRTDTGFIDSEVIKSILVNAKDESAQTIADTIYNKLAGLQDFRLRDDFTIVIFKKGNKMV
- a CDS encoding STAS domain-containing protein — protein: MDLQVELLEENSVQRFKIVGEIDAFTAPKLRECLAPAEKLKEMQAELDLSEVEYVDSTGLGVFVGFYKAVKANGGHVKIMGVNPRLKRLFEITGLSEVMDIAMEESRDEDAGV
- the sigB gene encoding RNA polymerase sigma factor SigB — protein: MSKEQSPHDSGTKTQVLLWIQQYQETEDQEAQTNLVLHYERLVQSIARKYSNGKPYHEDIVQVGMLGLLGAIRRYDPEYGRSFEAFAVPTIIGEIKRFLRDKTWAVHVPRRIKELGPRIKAAVETLTTELQRSPLVSEIAEFLDVEEESVLEAMEMGRSYQALSMDRGLEADSDGAMVTLFDIIGETDSGFEKTDQRMLVAEALNVLSEREKQIIQYTYIEQLSQKEAGEKLGISQMHVSRLQRKAIKKLQEAILAAGGVS
- a CDS encoding transcriptional regulator translates to MLTLRANKNMKEIIVKIPKRMLNENEHTVVHQEPGREDFVYISTKRYVTDYESATIREEMMKGYVEMSQINLKIATECLHVEFEAQHTVERLVSGG